The Peribacillus sp. FSL E2-0218 genome contains a region encoding:
- the rpiB gene encoding ribose 5-phosphate isomerase B, which produces MKIGLGSDHNAFNMKDSLKDYIQELGHEVVDYGSEDSCTEIDYPGVAFQVANDINEQKLDRAILVCGTGIGMAIAAGKVPGIRAALCHDTYSAERSQKSNDAQVLTMGAKVIGIEPAKNIVKVYLESEFPGGNSARKVQQIMDKEQDFLKGAAAKHEKAH; this is translated from the coding sequence ATGAAAATTGGGTTAGGTTCTGATCATAATGCTTTTAATATGAAAGATAGTTTGAAAGATTATATTCAAGAATTGGGACACGAAGTTGTGGATTACGGTTCTGAAGATTCATGTACCGAGATTGATTATCCAGGAGTAGCTTTTCAGGTAGCTAATGACATTAATGAGCAAAAATTGGATCGTGCCATTTTAGTTTGTGGTACAGGTATCGGAATGGCGATTGCGGCAGGAAAAGTCCCAGGTATTCGTGCAGCTCTTTGCCATGACACATATTCAGCGGAACGTTCGCAAAAAAGTAACGATGCACAAGTGTTAACAATGGGTGCAAAGGTGATTGGAATCGAACCAGCTAAAAATATAGTGAAGGTGTATTTAGAGTCTGAATTTCCGGGTGGTAACTCAGCAAGAAAAGTTCAGCAAATAATGGATAAAGAGCAGGATTTTTTGAAAGGAGCTGCAGCAAAACATGAAAAAGCTCATTAA
- a CDS encoding MFS transporter: MNQGLLGKLGMDSKMAMGYLGVLLFMMGDGLELGWLSSYLIDNGLSVQQSALLFSVYGFAVAIAAWLSGVLAEVLGPRKAMSFGVALFIAGTLVFLTFGLPTMNLAIMLPTYSLRGLGYPLFAYSFLVWLTYYAPAERLGTAVGWFWVSFAGGLNVLGAYYSSFALSYLGELKTLWSALVFVTLGAIIAISLNKDKESNGRKFNSKAEALKYISKGITIAFERPKVGLGGIVRTINTAGAYGFVVFLPAYMMEIGFTRTEWLQIYGALWSSNVIFNLIWGIIGDKFGWRNTVMWFGGVGCAVFTAALYYTPFFLGANYMAATIVAICFGACLAAYVPLSALIPSLAPENRGAAMSILNLGAGLSTFVGPALVGLFIGSVGTVGIIWIYTGLYLISAFMMKFVTLPKKIETETVDTSSNMPVVQ, translated from the coding sequence ATGAATCAGGGACTATTAGGGAAGCTGGGGATGGATTCCAAAATGGCAATGGGGTATCTTGGTGTACTGCTGTTTATGATGGGTGACGGTTTGGAATTGGGATGGCTATCTTCCTATCTAATCGATAATGGATTAAGTGTTCAGCAATCTGCCCTTCTGTTTAGTGTATATGGTTTCGCTGTTGCCATTGCTGCCTGGCTTTCCGGCGTCCTAGCTGAAGTATTGGGTCCTCGCAAAGCCATGTCCTTCGGGGTGGCTCTATTCATAGCGGGAACTCTGGTTTTTTTAACGTTCGGTCTCCCTACAATGAATCTGGCAATCATGCTTCCTACCTATTCACTTCGGGGACTTGGTTACCCTTTGTTTGCCTACTCTTTCCTCGTTTGGCTGACCTATTACGCGCCGGCAGAAAGACTAGGAACGGCTGTCGGCTGGTTCTGGGTCTCGTTTGCCGGAGGATTGAATGTTCTTGGAGCTTATTACTCCAGCTTTGCCCTTTCTTATCTAGGAGAATTGAAAACGCTTTGGAGTGCCCTTGTATTTGTGACACTTGGAGCCATTATTGCCATTTCCTTAAACAAAGATAAGGAAAGTAATGGAAGGAAATTCAATTCTAAAGCGGAAGCACTTAAATATATTTCCAAGGGAATCACCATAGCATTCGAGCGTCCGAAAGTCGGGCTTGGAGGCATCGTTCGTACGATCAACACGGCAGGCGCATACGGATTTGTTGTGTTTCTTCCAGCTTATATGATGGAAATTGGATTTACCCGAACTGAATGGTTACAGATTTATGGTGCATTATGGTCCAGTAATGTGATTTTTAACCTGATATGGGGTATTATCGGCGATAAATTCGGTTGGCGCAACACAGTTATGTGGTTTGGCGGTGTAGGATGTGCTGTATTCACAGCGGCACTCTATTATACTCCTTTCTTTCTTGGAGCGAATTACATGGCGGCAACAATTGTTGCCATTTGTTTCGGTGCTTGTCTTGCTGCATACGTGCCCCTTTCCGCATTGATCCCATCACTAGCCCCGGAAAACCGCGGAGCTGCAATGTCCATTCTGAACCTGGGTGCTGGTCTGAGTACATTCGTTGGTCCGGCTCTTGTCGGTCTTTTCATTGGAAGTGTCGGAACTGTAGGCATCATTTGGATCTATACAGGATTGTATTTGATCAGTGCGTTCATGATGAAATTTGTTACATTACCTAAAAAAATAGAAACAGAAACAGTGGATACGTCTTCTAACATGCCAGTAGTGCAATGA
- a CDS encoding alcohol dehydrogenase catalytic domain-containing protein: MVQSHETAVQENKNNQSTPATMKAVVAYSPGDYRLEEVPVPQIGDGEILVKVEACGICAGDLKAFDGAPSFWGDDQQPAYIKAPMIPGHEFIGHVVSLGEGVKGDFKIGDRIISEQIVPCWDCRFCNRGQYWMCEKHDLYGFQNNVNGGMAEYMKFTKEAINYKVPENLPIEKAILIEPYACSYHAVERAQIQLGDVVVLAGAGTLGLGMIGAIKKSGPGKLIVLDLFEERLEMAKQFGADMVLNPAKDDVNAIVKQLTDGYGCDIYIEATGAQKSVEQGLNMIRKLGRFVEFSVFKEPVTVDWSIISDRKELDVLGSHLGPYCYEPVIKGIANGDLPTEGVVTHELSLEEFEKGFQLVKSGKESLKVILNPNL, translated from the coding sequence ATGGTCCAAAGTCATGAAACAGCGGTACAAGAAAATAAAAATAATCAATCAACCCCAGCAACAATGAAAGCGGTTGTGGCTTATTCCCCAGGTGATTATCGCCTTGAAGAAGTCCCTGTTCCGCAAATCGGAGATGGTGAAATTTTAGTCAAAGTTGAGGCATGCGGTATTTGTGCCGGAGACTTGAAGGCGTTTGACGGGGCGCCAAGCTTTTGGGGAGACGATCAGCAGCCGGCATACATTAAAGCGCCAATGATTCCGGGTCATGAATTCATCGGTCATGTTGTCTCACTTGGTGAGGGAGTCAAAGGAGACTTTAAAATTGGTGACCGTATTATATCCGAACAGATCGTTCCTTGCTGGGACTGTCGCTTCTGTAACCGAGGCCAATACTGGATGTGTGAAAAACATGACTTGTATGGTTTCCAGAACAATGTAAATGGCGGTATGGCCGAATATATGAAATTCACAAAAGAAGCGATTAATTATAAGGTGCCGGAAAATCTTCCAATTGAAAAAGCAATTCTGATTGAACCTTATGCGTGTTCCTATCATGCCGTTGAGCGGGCACAAATTCAATTGGGAGATGTGGTTGTACTGGCAGGGGCTGGAACACTCGGACTGGGGATGATAGGTGCAATCAAAAAATCAGGACCTGGCAAATTAATTGTCCTTGACCTGTTTGAAGAGCGTTTAGAAATGGCGAAACAATTCGGTGCGGATATGGTATTGAACCCAGCAAAAGATGATGTAAACGCGATTGTAAAACAGTTGACGGACGGTTATGGCTGCGACATCTACATTGAAGCGACTGGAGCCCAAAAATCCGTTGAACAAGGGTTGAACATGATTCGTAAACTGGGGCGTTTCGTTGAATTCAGCGTATTTAAAGAACCGGTAACAGTGGATTGGAGCATTATCAGTGACCGGAAAGAACTTGATGTACTGGGTTCTCACCTTGGTCCATACTGCTATGAGCCCGTTATTAAAGGCATTGCTAACGGTGATCTTCCTACAGAAGGCGTTGTCACACATGAACTTTCACTTGAAGAATTTGAAAAAGGATTTCAACTGGTGAAAAGCGGAAAAGAGTCATTAAAGGTCATCTTAAACCCAAATCTATAA
- a CDS encoding DeoR/GlpR family DNA-binding transcription regulator encodes MKKMFASERRKIILGKLTDQHRVTIKELSEEIKVSEATLRTDLSKMEEEGLLKRTHGGAILSEKQDSDTSFTTRELKNRYEKAAISKKAAELLSNGQCIMLDSSSTTLELARTIKEMPIRLTVVTSGINTALELNENPNITVILLGGIIKKGSFSLEGSLGINILNQINIDLMFTSANGFTFESGLTDFSVYEVELKKAMVSASNKVVALLDHTKINKNSIASFASINQIDTIITDFDMTGSYTKKLEEQNVKIIMISTDEHVN; translated from the coding sequence ATGAAAAAAATGTTTGCGTCAGAACGAAGGAAAATCATACTCGGAAAACTAACAGATCAGCATCGGGTAACCATAAAAGAGCTTTCAGAAGAAATTAAAGTATCTGAAGCGACATTACGTACGGATTTATCCAAAATGGAGGAAGAAGGCCTTCTAAAAAGAACACATGGAGGAGCCATACTATCCGAAAAACAAGATAGCGATACAAGCTTTACTACACGAGAATTAAAGAATCGCTATGAAAAGGCTGCCATTTCAAAGAAAGCTGCTGAGCTTCTCTCAAACGGGCAATGCATTATGCTCGATTCAAGCTCAACCACTCTTGAACTTGCACGCACGATAAAAGAAATGCCAATTAGACTGACCGTTGTTACAAGTGGCATCAATACTGCATTAGAGTTAAATGAAAATCCCAATATCACCGTGATATTATTGGGAGGTATTATAAAAAAAGGTTCCTTTTCCTTAGAAGGCAGTTTAGGAATAAATATTCTTAACCAAATTAATATTGATCTGATGTTTACGTCCGCTAATGGATTTACTTTCGAATCAGGATTAACGGATTTCAGTGTATATGAGGTAGAACTGAAAAAAGCCATGGTCAGCGCCTCCAACAAGGTGGTTGCCTTGCTTGATCATACTAAGATCAATAAAAATTCGATTGCCTCATTCGCTTCAATCAATCAAATAGATACGATAATCACTGACTTTGATATGACAGGAAGTTACACAAAGAAACTCGAAGAACAAAATGTTAAGATCATAATGATATCAACAGACGAACACGTTAATTAA
- a CDS encoding ATP-binding protein: MNFTYINQHILDNLFYILVSILIYSTLLDHGKRLCQYGKVLITTCMSIPILLCMKFPIYIDEYCVHDFRQIPFIIGTLYGGWPVGAVLLVILLTGRFVMNGFNLLTLMVYIVIFVITALFSSKFNAYNRKSKLNSSILLIVFLGILTSLLALAMSDSFRITEAYIFYFIILPPFIIGLAVYIMEILKDAILIRTQMVRLEKMEVVSQLAASISHEVRNPLTVVKGFVQLLKAPDLTQDEKEQYIQHVVRELNSAESIISEYLAFAKPAIEKVDSISIDREIGYVIEMIKPLANMNLVTISEQLAPGVTRGNTQHFKQCFLNLIKNGIEAMPSGGELRIVSYVNDNDIIIEIKDVGIGMNKEQIHRFGEPYYSSKEKGTGLGSMVAVKTIQTMNGTLHINSASNKGTTITVGLPVYDEDTSAK, encoded by the coding sequence ATGAATTTCACTTATATTAATCAACACATTCTAGATAATCTCTTTTATATCCTGGTAAGCATTTTAATTTATTCCACTTTATTAGATCACGGCAAAAGGTTATGTCAGTATGGCAAGGTCCTCATCACTACATGCATGAGCATTCCGATCCTATTATGTATGAAGTTCCCTATTTATATCGATGAATATTGTGTTCATGACTTCAGGCAAATCCCTTTTATAATCGGGACACTGTATGGCGGTTGGCCTGTCGGGGCTGTTCTATTGGTCATTCTCTTGACTGGCAGGTTTGTTATGAATGGGTTCAATCTCCTTACTTTAATGGTTTATATCGTTATATTCGTCATTACTGCTCTATTTTCTTCTAAATTCAATGCGTATAACAGAAAAAGTAAGCTAAATAGCTCGATCTTATTGATTGTATTCCTAGGCATCCTAACAAGCTTGCTTGCACTCGCTATGTCTGATTCTTTTCGAATAACGGAGGCCTATATCTTTTACTTCATCATTCTTCCTCCTTTCATCATCGGTTTAGCTGTGTATATCATGGAAATTTTAAAGGATGCGATTTTAATCCGAACACAAATGGTGCGGCTTGAAAAGATGGAGGTCGTCAGTCAGCTTGCGGCCAGCATTTCTCATGAAGTCAGAAACCCTTTAACGGTTGTGAAGGGATTCGTTCAGCTGCTAAAAGCACCCGATCTGACCCAAGATGAAAAAGAGCAATATATCCAGCATGTTGTTCGGGAGCTTAATAGTGCGGAATCCATCATTAGTGAATACTTGGCATTCGCCAAACCTGCCATTGAAAAGGTCGATTCCATTTCCATCGACCGTGAAATAGGCTATGTCATTGAAATGATCAAACCATTAGCAAACATGAATTTAGTTACGATATCCGAACAGCTGGCCCCAGGTGTCACTCGTGGCAATACTCAGCATTTCAAGCAATGCTTCCTCAACTTAATCAAGAATGGGATAGAGGCCATGCCGAGCGGCGGGGAACTGCGTATCGTTTCCTATGTAAATGATAACGACATCATTATCGAAATAAAGGACGTTGGAATTGGCATGAACAAAGAACAAATACATCGTTTTGGCGAGCCCTATTACAGTTCCAAAGAGAAAGGGACAGGGCTAGGTTCGATGGTGGCTGTCAAAACGATCCAAACGATGAATGGCACGCTTCATATTAATAGCGCTTCGAATAAAGGAACAACGATCACTGTAGGACTTCCTGTTTATGATGAAGATACTTCTGCAAAATAA
- a CDS encoding ATP-binding cassette domain-containing protein, protein MKINQLIANNINELDAVLPGDQSLGIAGLSGSGKTTFCQAIGEESKKRLVSLLPKSEYQYLFSDIMETNFSAIKMEEMPLVLFLGKSSISSNPRSTIGTHTGVFKEIRVCLAEKFNLSPEVFSFNNALGWCTACKGRGTTKNVECPKCEGKRYNPEVEQYTIELFDRPHTISDINELSIESILSLSEILHISEAKQHILQNIINMNIGYLSMNRIMGTVSGGELTRLYLAEFLATSENTVIIIDEISVGLDHQTLLKILEQIKSLGDKNQIWLIDHSDTVLDSTDEQLFFGPGSGKYGGKIVEESPRPKPISWERNEATPNEFYQFHDLFCRNIQMEEIHLPKNRLVTFTGESGCGKSTLVNECIAKDFQVRYPKDKLVMVGQDRNKSITSRSTVATFLDIKKKLTKYRDEIDDIFQRSIEDIIEELPNEDITHKRLSLLIKLGLGYLTLERKTQSLSTGEFQCVHLVSELFAKTRNPHTLFIFDEPSKGLSQNILNQFIDSIRVILEDESVSIIMIEHNRYMLEGSDYIVDFGKRQLEPVRHLDVVSHDEYYRHNNIEDREEPLHISSALRSKSGIHYLQENQLDHFKRAENIYKGGILKSLSSMARLIYGEYESDTIAPVIAIDLERHLYSQYTFLFELGGMINHLVASHPTNKDTRSFDFYSKENHCPSCSGRRVIEKFDIDVVIQDKNVPFWDGLLHPDVMEVLKYYQYPKLQFLFDEIKNELGHDMSKSYNDMTDAEKQTFLYGYWEKSFYDKAGKASRTWEGFNLIIGRYMFISKSIIKEQMKASKENITCPICLGTILNHHKKLKFADMDIREIIQQPMDEVIKIAGKLPELEKLKAIVGGDIAWTEDVSFLSRETQAALKMLELELASFQGYEVVLQNALPFWAGITGSIEAISTKNQITICDFANINETRETIIDKYFTNGKYKKLTYVYEAFGYKKIVTQINKIKASHKCPFCNGKKAISEDGLHDGVHKLTIPCVSCHASGIDDEGRKAIVEDIDVETWLTGKVSDVVAEGERTEAVADIPIFNRIRELNKRDMMAVHACLERKA, encoded by the coding sequence ATGAAAATAAACCAATTAATAGCGAACAATATTAACGAACTGGATGCAGTATTGCCAGGCGATCAATCCTTGGGGATTGCCGGGTTATCTGGTTCAGGGAAAACGACCTTTTGTCAGGCCATAGGGGAAGAATCGAAGAAGCGTCTCGTTTCCTTATTGCCGAAGTCTGAATATCAATATTTATTTTCTGATATTATGGAAACCAATTTCAGCGCCATCAAGATGGAGGAAATGCCGCTGGTCCTTTTTCTTGGAAAATCGTCCATCTCATCCAATCCCCGTTCGACCATTGGCACCCATACTGGTGTGTTTAAAGAGATTCGTGTTTGTCTTGCTGAAAAATTCAATCTTTCTCCAGAAGTTTTTTCCTTTAATAATGCTTTAGGCTGGTGCACCGCTTGTAAAGGACGCGGCACGACGAAGAACGTCGAATGTCCGAAGTGTGAGGGAAAGCGTTACAATCCAGAAGTCGAGCAATATACGATTGAATTATTCGATCGCCCGCATACTATTTCCGATATCAACGAGTTAAGCATCGAATCGATCCTTTCACTTTCAGAGATCTTACATATTAGTGAAGCCAAACAGCATATTCTCCAAAATATAATCAATATGAATATTGGTTATTTAAGCATGAACCGGATCATGGGGACCGTGTCAGGCGGAGAATTAACCCGGCTTTACTTGGCTGAATTCCTGGCAACAAGCGAAAATACCGTGATCATCATTGATGAAATCTCCGTAGGGCTGGATCATCAGACCCTTTTGAAAATATTGGAACAGATTAAGTCATTAGGTGATAAGAATCAAATATGGCTCATTGATCATTCAGACACGGTGTTGGATAGCACGGACGAGCAATTGTTCTTTGGACCCGGCAGCGGGAAATATGGCGGCAAAATTGTGGAGGAATCACCTCGTCCCAAGCCGATCAGCTGGGAACGAAATGAGGCAACGCCAAATGAATTCTACCAATTTCATGATCTTTTTTGCCGAAATATACAAATGGAAGAAATCCACCTTCCTAAGAATAGACTCGTTACCTTTACGGGTGAGTCGGGCTGCGGGAAATCCACACTTGTCAATGAATGTATCGCCAAAGATTTTCAGGTGCGCTATCCAAAGGATAAACTCGTCATGGTCGGGCAGGACCGAAATAAATCGATTACCAGTCGCTCAACTGTTGCGACGTTTCTTGATATCAAGAAGAAGCTCACCAAATACAGGGATGAAATTGATGATATCTTTCAGCGTTCGATCGAGGATATCATCGAAGAACTGCCAAATGAGGACATCACCCATAAGCGCTTGAGCCTATTAATCAAGCTTGGGCTTGGGTATTTGACGTTAGAGCGAAAAACCCAATCGCTATCGACTGGCGAATTTCAATGTGTTCACTTAGTTTCGGAGCTGTTCGCGAAAACAAGGAACCCGCATACGCTATTCATTTTTGATGAGCCTTCAAAAGGGTTATCGCAAAACATTTTAAATCAATTCATCGATAGCATCAGGGTCATCCTCGAGGATGAATCGGTCTCGATCATCATGATTGAACATAATCGGTATATGCTGGAAGGCTCGGATTATATCGTGGATTTCGGAAAAAGACAGCTTGAGCCAGTCCGGCATCTTGATGTTGTCAGCCATGATGAATACTATCGCCATAACAATATCGAAGATCGAGAGGAGCCCCTGCATATCTCCTCTGCACTCCGGTCAAAAAGCGGCATCCATTATTTGCAGGAAAACCAATTGGACCATTTCAAAAGGGCAGAGAACATCTATAAGGGCGGCATCCTAAAAAGCTTGTCGTCGATGGCCCGTTTAATTTATGGGGAATACGAATCTGACACGATCGCACCCGTGATCGCGATCGATCTTGAACGGCACTTGTACAGCCAATATACGTTTCTATTTGAATTGGGCGGCATGATCAATCATCTGGTCGCGTCACACCCGACCAATAAAGATACAAGAAGCTTCGATTTTTATTCTAAAGAGAATCATTGTCCAAGCTGTTCGGGCCGCCGTGTCATTGAAAAATTTGATATCGATGTTGTCATTCAAGATAAAAACGTACCTTTCTGGGATGGCTTATTACATCCAGACGTGATGGAAGTACTGAAATATTATCAATATCCAAAGCTGCAATTTTTGTTTGATGAAATCAAGAATGAGCTCGGTCACGACATGAGTAAAAGCTATAATGATATGACGGATGCAGAGAAGCAGACGTTCTTATATGGATATTGGGAAAAGTCCTTTTATGATAAAGCAGGCAAGGCCTCTCGTACTTGGGAAGGCTTCAATCTCATCATCGGACGTTATATGTTCATCTCGAAATCGATCATTAAAGAGCAGATGAAAGCATCTAAAGAGAATATCACCTGCCCGATCTGCCTTGGAACGATCTTGAACCATCATAAAAAGCTGAAATTTGCCGACATGGACATTCGTGAAATCATCCAACAACCAATGGATGAAGTCATCAAAATAGCAGGGAAGCTGCCAGAGCTGGAAAAACTAAAAGCGATTGTAGGCGGCGATATCGCATGGACGGAGGATGTTTCATTCCTTTCCCGTGAAACACAAGCCGCATTGAAAATGCTTGAGCTGGAACTGGCAAGCTTCCAAGGCTATGAAGTGGTCCTGCAAAATGCGCTGCCATTCTGGGCCGGCATCACAGGCAGCATCGAAGCCATCAGCACCAAAAACCAGATCACCATCTGTGATTTTGCCAATATTAACGAAACAAGAGAAACGATCATTGATAAATATTTCACCAATGGCAAATATAAAAAACTAACCTATGTTTATGAGGCGTTTGGCTACAAGAAAATCGTGACGCAAATCAATAAAATCAAAGCAAGTCATAAATGCCCGTTTTGTAATGGGAAGAAAGCCATTTCCGAGGATGGCCTCCATGACGGCGTCCATAAATTAACGATACCTTGTGTGAGCTGTCATGCCAGTGGCATCGATGATGAAGGACGTAAAGCGATCGTCGAAGATATCGATGTGGAAACCTGGCTGACAGGGAAGGTAAGCGATGTCGTGGCTGAAGGTGAACGTACCGAAGCCGTTGCCGATATTCCGATTTTCAACCGGATTCGTGAATTGAACAAACGTGACATGATGGCGGTTCATGCATGCCTTGAACGGAAAGCATAA
- the sspL gene encoding small, acid-soluble spore protein L, whose protein sequence is MSKKSGRGRIAPSVNPQGHGKDVEFSTEPKSELENKAKKSNTK, encoded by the coding sequence ATGAGCAAAAAGTCAGGAAGAGGCCGAATCGCACCAAGTGTTAACCCACAGGGACATGGAAAAGATGTCGAATTCTCCACAGAGCCCAAAAGCGAGCTTGAAAATAAGGCAAAAAAGTCCAATACAAAATAA
- the helD gene encoding RNA polymerase recycling motor HelD: MNNEIRQEQERLDEVLETINQQIGKIEGETSQRKKEVVNIRKHFWDDLKVNVDTFDDYLETIIGLRQQAQALSVSEGEHRYTSKRLSTLRRMKEAPYFGRIDVTEEGSSLTEHIYIGTSTLTDPSGENFIIYDWRAPISSVYYDYPPGPMEYSTPGGVIKGMLEKKWQYIIKGGVVESMFDTSLTIGDEILQQVLGKGRDKHMHSIVSTIQREQNKIIRNDRGRLLIVQGAAGSGKTSAALQRIAYLLYKNRDKLKADQIILFSPNSMFNNYVSNVLPELGEENMQQVTFQEYLDHRLADSFQVEDPYEQLEFLLTEADAPSYSTRTASIQFKASLRFFEIIKTYRQSLERSGMIFRGVKFRGKTLVSAKQITERFYNTDTTLSFHNKIDKLKEWLGELLDETEKLELKKPWVEEEIEYLSKEDYQKVYSQIQKKRGDTEDSFDDYEQENELLARMIVRKKLKKLRKRIKALQFINIKAIYKQLFDEQIRNEQWKGGNTPAEREICLSTQKMLDEGKLYYEDATPFLLLKELIQGFQTNTSIKYLLVDEAQDYSPFQFEFLKRLFPSARMTVLGDFNQAIFAHASERVNFETLTSLYGMDKTESITLEQSYRSTKQIIEFTRELIPEGHLIKAIDREGEKPLLTQVSSREELHDNIVSKVKDWQSRRYNTIAIICKSAAESAAAFKALSPIKDMKLVQRGTNEYEQGVVVIPAYLAKGIEFDAVIIYDASAQTYGDESLRRLFYTACTRAMHNLQVYSVGEPSPFLLNASADSLLATTN; the protein is encoded by the coding sequence ATGAACAATGAAATTCGGCAGGAGCAGGAGCGTTTGGATGAGGTGCTCGAAACAATTAATCAACAAATCGGCAAAATAGAAGGAGAGACCTCACAACGCAAAAAAGAAGTTGTGAATATCCGTAAACACTTTTGGGATGATCTCAAGGTGAATGTGGATACATTCGATGACTACCTCGAGACCATCATCGGCTTAAGGCAACAGGCTCAAGCCTTGTCAGTAAGCGAAGGTGAACATAGATATACCTCAAAGAGACTATCGACATTGCGCCGCATGAAGGAAGCTCCCTATTTCGGACGGATAGATGTCACGGAAGAGGGGTCTTCGCTTACGGAGCATATTTATATAGGGACCTCGACCCTTACAGATCCATCAGGAGAAAACTTCATCATTTACGACTGGAGAGCCCCGATTTCGAGTGTTTATTATGACTATCCTCCCGGTCCGATGGAATACTCTACTCCCGGAGGCGTGATTAAGGGGATGCTGGAGAAAAAGTGGCAATATATCATCAAGGGTGGCGTTGTCGAATCCATGTTCGATACGAGTCTCACCATTGGAGATGAGATCCTGCAGCAGGTGCTGGGCAAGGGAAGGGATAAGCATATGCACAGTATCGTCTCCACCATTCAACGGGAGCAAAATAAAATCATCCGGAACGATCGCGGACGCCTGCTCATTGTTCAAGGGGCCGCTGGGAGCGGTAAGACATCGGCTGCCCTCCAAAGGATCGCTTACTTGCTTTATAAGAATCGAGATAAATTAAAGGCCGATCAAATCATTCTATTCTCTCCTAACTCCATGTTTAATAACTACGTATCCAATGTGTTACCGGAACTTGGCGAAGAAAATATGCAGCAAGTAACATTCCAGGAATACTTGGACCATCGTCTGGCCGACTCGTTTCAAGTTGAAGATCCTTATGAGCAATTGGAGTTTTTATTGACGGAAGCGGATGCTCCTTCCTATAGTACCAGGACAGCGAGTATTCAATTCAAGGCATCACTTCGTTTCTTTGAGATCATCAAAACATACAGACAATCACTGGAACGATCTGGAATGATCTTTAGAGGTGTAAAGTTCCGCGGGAAAACGCTTGTCTCCGCCAAACAAATCACAGAAAGATTTTATAACACAGACACCACACTAAGTTTTCATAATAAGATCGATAAGCTGAAAGAGTGGTTAGGCGAGCTGCTTGATGAAACGGAAAAGCTTGAGCTGAAAAAACCCTGGGTTGAAGAGGAAATCGAGTATCTTAGCAAAGAAGACTATCAAAAGGTATACAGCCAAATACAAAAAAAACGCGGCGATACTGAGGATTCCTTTGATGATTATGAGCAAGAGAATGAATTGCTCGCGCGGATGATCGTCCGCAAGAAATTGAAGAAGTTGCGCAAACGGATAAAAGCTCTTCAATTCATCAATATTAAAGCAATATACAAGCAACTTTTTGACGAACAAATAAGGAACGAACAATGGAAGGGCGGTAACACACCTGCCGAAAGGGAAATATGCTTATCCACGCAAAAAATGCTCGACGAAGGGAAGCTTTATTACGAAGACGCGACTCCTTTTTTGCTGTTGAAGGAGCTCATTCAAGGATTTCAGACGAATACGTCGATAAAATATCTGCTTGTAGACGAAGCACAAGATTATTCCCCCTTTCAATTCGAGTTTTTGAAAAGGTTGTTTCCTTCTGCAAGGATGACCGTGCTCGGTGACTTTAATCAGGCGATATTCGCTCATGCCAGTGAAAGGGTGAATTTCGAGACGCTTACAAGTTTATATGGAATGGATAAAACAGAAAGTATCACCTTGGAACAAAGCTACAGATCGACAAAGCAGATCATCGAATTTACACGGGAACTAATTCCTGAAGGCCATCTCATTAAGGCAATTGACCGTGAAGGAGAAAAACCTCTGCTGACCCAAGTGTCTAGCCGGGAGGAATTGCACGACAATATTGTATCAAAGGTCAAAGACTGGCAAAGTCGTAGGTACAATACGATCGCGATTATATGCAAATCTGCTGCGGAAAGTGCCGCTGCATTCAAAGCGCTAAGTCCCATCAAAGATATGAAACTCGTCCAGAGAGGGACAAATGAATATGAACAGGGCGTTGTCGTTATCCCTGCTTATTTGGCCAAGGGCATCGAATTTGATGCTGTCATCATTTATGATGCATCTGCGCAAACATACGGTGATGAAAGCCTGCGTAGATTGTTCTACACCGCATGTACGAGGGCCATGCATAACTTACAGGTATATTCGGTTGGCGAGCCTAGTCCTTTCTTGCTCAACGCTAGCGCGGACAGCTTACTTGCGACAACCAATTAA